One region of Acidobacteriota bacterium genomic DNA includes:
- a CDS encoding M48 family metalloprotease — MSRRHLWLSVFVIGLLVFLPVTGAVAAEKKQEKVGGGLNFFSEQQEKAMGKQYSDELKTKLDLVQDSFVYSYINQIGQKLAQNSLRPDIGYEFQVVNTGEINAFALPGGYIYINRGLINTAGSESEVAGVIGHEIAHVVGRHSTNQMSKQLLLTGLVMGAGIGVGAKSERWGEIISALGGVGVALTSMKFSRDHERQADKLGMATMVQSGYDPGGMISMFQRLNAESMKKGSTAMAFMSTHPLPAERVKNMEAEVRSQYTSATSLTKTTRTFDMVKERMAAMPMPPPQQEKTLSAALASLDQNGGGAAAGGTAAAPATKPVYTGRKALAVPGDTAWLDTGIDLVPGQVVEIMAKGQVYYKRNSKVFCDPDGAPGTGSGFWKPIPKANTGALIGRIGDNPGAFVIGSMRVFQTNVGGRLALGINDDNATDNLGGYQVYILVR, encoded by the coding sequence ATGAGCCGACGGCATCTTTGGCTGAGCGTTTTCGTCATCGGATTGTTGGTGTTTCTGCCGGTGACGGGCGCTGTCGCCGCCGAAAAGAAGCAGGAAAAGGTGGGCGGCGGTTTGAATTTCTTCTCCGAACAACAGGAGAAGGCCATGGGCAAGCAGTACTCCGATGAGCTGAAGACCAAGCTTGATCTGGTGCAGGATTCGTTCGTCTACTCCTACATCAACCAGATCGGCCAGAAACTGGCCCAGAACTCGCTGCGCCCGGACATCGGCTACGAGTTTCAGGTGGTCAACACCGGCGAGATCAACGCGTTCGCGTTGCCGGGTGGCTATATCTATATCAACCGGGGTCTCATCAACACCGCCGGGAGCGAAAGTGAGGTCGCCGGCGTCATCGGCCATGAGATCGCCCACGTGGTGGGCCGCCACTCCACGAACCAGATGTCCAAGCAGCTGCTGCTCACGGGCCTCGTGATGGGCGCCGGCATCGGCGTGGGCGCCAAGAGCGAACGCTGGGGCGAGATCATCAGCGCCCTGGGCGGGGTGGGCGTCGCCTTGACCAGCATGAAGTTCAGCCGGGACCACGAGCGCCAGGCAGACAAGCTGGGCATGGCCACGATGGTCCAGTCCGGTTATGATCCCGGCGGTATGATCAGCATGTTCCAACGGCTCAACGCGGAGAGCATGAAGAAGGGCTCCACCGCCATGGCGTTCATGAGCACCCATCCCTTGCCGGCGGAGCGCGTCAAGAACATGGAGGCGGAGGTCCGCAGCCAGTATACCTCCGCCACATCACTGACCAAGACCACGCGGACGTTCGACATGGTCAAGGAACGCATGGCCGCCATGCCCATGCCGCCGCCGCAGCAGGAGAAGACCCTCTCGGCCGCGCTGGCGTCGCTGGACCAGAACGGTGGCGGTGCGGCCGCCGGCGGAACGGCGGCCGCGCCAGCCACCAAACCCGTGTACACGGGCCGCAAGGCGCTGGCTGTACCCGGCGACACCGCTTGGCTGGACACCGGGATCGATCTCGTCCCCGGCCAGGTGGTGGAGATCATGGCCAAGGGCCAGGTGTACTACAAACGGAATAGCAAGGTCTTCTGTGATCCCGACGGCGCCCCGGGCACCGGCAGCGGGTTCTGGAAACCCATCCCCAAGGCCAACACAGGCGCCTTGATCGGCCGGATCGGCGACAACCCCGGCGCTTTCGTCATCGGCTCCATGCGGGTGTTCCAAACCAACGTCGGCGGACGCCTGGCCCTGGGCATCAACGACGACAACGCCACGGACAACCTGGGCGGCTACCAGGTTTACATCCTTGTGCGCTGA
- a CDS encoding archease — MALQISGADLAELAAHAAAGLGAVITDPARMGSGECRVIELDAQSPEDMLVRLLNELVYLFDTQGFVCTRLTVRVATGRRLEAEAQGGHFDPVRHEVRGVVKAATYHDLAVTRAAGRLRARIVLDL, encoded by the coding sequence GTGGCTCTGCAGATCAGCGGCGCCGACCTGGCGGAGCTGGCCGCGCACGCCGCTGCGGGCCTGGGCGCGGTGATCACCGATCCCGCGCGGATGGGGAGTGGCGAGTGCCGTGTCATCGAGCTCGACGCCCAGTCGCCCGAGGACATGTTGGTCCGACTGCTCAATGAGCTCGTCTACCTGTTCGACACCCAGGGATTTGTCTGCACGCGGCTGACGGTGCGCGTCGCCACCGGCCGCCGCCTCGAGGCCGAGGCGCAGGGCGGGCACTTCGACCCGGTGCGACACGAGGTGCGCGGCGTGGTCAAGGCGGCGACGTACCACGACCTCGCGGTGACGCGCGCCGCCGGCCGGCTGCGCGCCCGGATCGTGCTCGATCTGTGA